The genomic segment GGAAGTCGCTACAAGCGAACAATACGATCAAGATTTAACCATCTTCGTAAGAGAGGTGAGCTATGTCCCCGCGCTGAAACCTGCTTTGGACTTACTAAATGAGCTGCGGCAATCCGAGATCCCTGTAGCAATCGTGGTCAACGAACACGGCAGTTGTATCGGGATCGTAGAACTAATAGATATTTTGGAAAAAATTATTGGCGAAATAGCAACGAACCGGAAACGGGAGATACCTCGCATAGATCAATTCGGGGAAAGTGAATGGCGGATTGACGCGCGCGTCCTAATTTCTGAGGTCAACACAGCGTTAAATACCAACCTGCCCACAGATCGGTGTGATACTATCGGGGGCTTCATTCTCATGGTGACCGGACGGTTGCCACAAACAGGCGAAAAAATTGAATATGAAGACCTCGAATTTAACGTAAGCGAAGTCTTCAAATACCGAATTTCTGAGATGCAAGTGCTGAAAAAAACGGATAGACAAACTCAGTAGTGATATACACGATTTTGTGGGGTGAGGCACCCTGCAAAAAATGGCTAACCCTTACAGAAAAAAGTAAAAGAACAATCATGAAACTGAAACGTTCGCGGCACCACATTTTTAAAAAAGCTCGTATTCGGGGACTAATTGTGTGGTACCTCATTCTCCTTGGAGCTATCCTTGTCCTTGTCTGGAAAATGCCAGCAATTGTTGCCCGCTTATAAAATAGGGCAAAAGGATGCGTGTTCCGTATTTTTTGTCAAACTCACGATAACCCGTTTTTCTGATAGAATTTTTGGACAAAAAAACAGCCTATAACGTTTTTTACTTGATTTAGTTACGTTTGTATGGTATTGTTGCGATTAGGACTTAGGCACTTCATCGGTAGGTGTTGTTCCAACCGTACTGAGCCACTACGGATCCATCCGTTGATCATACGCAAATAGTTTTCCCGAAGCCTAAAGGAGGAGTATTAGATGTATACTGTTATTTTAATGTCATCTCGTAAGAATTCGGTCCGACAGCACGCCATCACACGAGTGCATGTTTTTTTCTTCTGTTGCTTCGTTCTGCTGCTATTCACACTAGCGATCGGCGGATTCAATTATGGACTTCTCCAAAAGCGGCAGCGATCCAATTCCGAAAAACAATTACAAGTGAGTACGGAAAAGAAAATTGAACAACTCACGCAGGAAAAACTTCGGATTGAATCGGAACTTACTGTTATCAATGAAGAGATGAAAACTATCCGCCAAATGACCGAACAGATCAAGGAAGTCTTAGGTATTTTCGGTCAAGGCGGTGGGCTTAGTAGTAGTACTGAGGGTGCCACAGGGACTGAAGGAGCCTATGATACACAGCAGGAAAATAGCTCAGCGATTGATAGAAACTCAGATGATACACACGAAAACCCGAAATCGCTAACGCCTGAGATCCTCAAGCAAGAAGTTCTGTTTGTCTATAACTATATGATCGAACATCAAAAACAACTTGGTGAATATCCTTCCATTTTACCGGTGGATCTCCAACAAGCAAATGGAGAGAAACACGCTTATTGGTACTCGTCTCAATTTGGGTGGCGTCTGCATCCATTGACACAGAAACGCGAATTTCATCAAGGATTGGACATTAAAACCGAACCCGGGGTCCCTGTCATAGCTGCCGCTGCTGGTACAATTGCAGAAGTGAAACAAGATGGACATTTTGGAAAAACAGTCAGAATCAACCATGAATCACTGCTGCTCGAAACGTTGTACGCGCATTTGCAAGATTACGCCGACAATCTCAAAGTTAGACAAGAGGTGACGCGGGGACAACTTATCGGCTACGTCGGAAATACCGGTCGTAGCACAGGTCCACACCTCCACTATGGCATTTATGATATGCAAAAAGAGCGGTGGGTAAACCCGATCAAATACATCTTAGATCAGGAACCAACGATTTCACGTTAACCGCATGCCTCTGATTTTAGCCAGAAAGGTACTACCCATCAGCACTCTGTAAAAACAAGATGAGTCAGTAGCCCTTATACTCGAAAAAAGGAGTATCGAAACATGTCTTATTTTAAGTCCCTACTTTGGGGAACAGTCTTATTTTTTCTCGCGCTTCCTATTCTTTCATTTGCCCAAGACCAACTCGTCATCATCTCCCCACACCCTGAAGGCATTGAGACAGAATTCGGCACAAATTTCGAGAAATGGTACCACGAACAGACCGGTAGAACCGTCAAGACGGATTGGCGAGATGTCGGCGGAACCTCCTCCAACTACCGATTTATTGAATCAGAGTTTAAACGCGTCCCCGACGGTATCGGCATTGATATCTTCTTCGGGGGCGGGACTGACAACTACCTCCGTCTCTCAAACATGGGGTGGCTGCACACCTACAAACTTCCTGAGATACAACTGGCACAGATGATGCAATCCTTCCAAGGGATTCCGCTCTATGATGCTGAACATCAGTGGTATGGTGCAGCCTTATCCAGTTTCGGTATCATGTACAATGAGGAACTTCGTGAAATACTTCAACTCCCTAAAGCCACGGCATGGGAGGATTTAGGGGATCTCGCCCTACTCGGTAAAATCGGCGCAGCCGATCCCAGAGAAAGTGGTTCCGCACACATGGTGTACGAGATTATCCTTCAAACCCTCGGATGGGATGAAGGCTTCGCACTCCTAACGAAAATCGGTGGTAACGTCCGAGGTTTTTCTGCCGGTGCTAATGCTATTCCGACAGATGTCGTTGCTGGACAAGTCATCTACGGCCTCGCCATCGACTTTTACGCCTACGGTCAAATCGCTGTCGTCGGGGCGGATAAAATTAAATATACTGTTCCAGCCGACGGTGCGGTCGTCACTGCTGATCCAATTGCAATCCTTAAAGGCGCACCGAATCTGCCAGTCGCGCAAAAGTTCCTTGAATTCGTTTTATCGGAAGATGCCCAGAAACTTTGGATGCTTCGCGACACCGATCCAGAGGGGCCCCAATGGAAAGGTGGCTTGAACCGCGCAAGCGTGCTACCAGCACTCTACGATAAACTCGGTGAAAGATGTATTGTTCCAAATCCGTTTGCTATGGAAGGAACCCCATTCCGATACGATTCAGATAAAGGTGGTGGACGTTGGAATATCGTCAACGATCTCTTCGGGGTCCTCATTATCGATTCCCACAAAGACCTCGTCAATGCCTGGAAAGCGATCCAGAAGTGTAAAGATCCCGCAAAACGTGACGCAGCGATCGCTGTTCTCACGAAGATGCCTACCACTGAAGCAGAAGCAATGCAGATGGCGGCTACTGACTGGAAAGATCCCAGTATCCGCAATGAAAAGATCAAGGAATGGGGACAATTCGCTAAAGAGAAGTTCAAAGAGGCACGGAATTTGGCAAAATAGTTCCGGTCATCGCCGCCGTGATGCCATATCAAACCCGACTGCAGCGACGAGTACGACACCTTTGATGATGTCCTGCCACGCGGCACCCATGTTTGCCATGCTCATCCCGTTGTTGAGACTTTCCATGACGAGCGCGCCTAAAATCGCGCCAAAGATGCTCCCACGTCCACCCATTAAACTGGCACCACCGATGACACACGCAGCAATAGTATCCAACTCTAACAACCGGCCGGCTTCTGGACTCGCACTTCCGACGCGTGCTGTTAAGACAACGCCAGCAATCGCCATCAATGCCCCCATCGTCGCGAACACCCTCAAGGTAATACTGCGTACGTTGACCCCTGAAAGGTAAGCTGCCTCTGCATTCCCACCGACCGCATAAACATAACGTCCAAAACGGGTGTGGTTCGCGATAAAATGAAACACAAACGCCAATCCAAACAGAATGCACACTGGAAAAGGAATTCCCTTATGGGCATTCATCACGGCGATGAACCCCGCAATCAGTGCCGATATCCCGGCTATCTTCAATAGAACGAGGAGTCGGGAGGCTTTTTCAGTGCCATACTGTAGCCGTCTGGTGTGCTGTCGGTAAAAGCGTTCACCACTTATGCAGAGCCCAACAACCACGAGCCCCCACCCAAGTGTCGGCGAGAGGTAGGCATTACCGATTGCTTTGAGCCAATTGTCTGGCAGTAGGATGGTCTCGCCTCTGGTAAAGGCTAACATTAAACCACGATACGCCAAAAATCCACCTAACGTAACAATGAATGCGGGGATGCGTTGATACGCCACGAGATAACCTTGCATCAGTCCTATTAGAATGCCGATGCAAATAACGGCGAAAAGGGTCAGGAGAATCGGTTGTCCCCACCGCACGTGTATAATTGCTGCGATAGCACCGAGTAACCCGGCACCATAACCGACAGAAAGATCAATGTTAGCAGAGACAATAACCAGGGTCATGCCTACAGCAAGAATCGCTGTAACCGCGGCTTGACGGGAGAGGTTAGACAGGTTCCGTGTACTGAGGAAGGTGCCGCCGGTCAGTAGTGTGAAAATCACCCATACACAGACGAGGGCAAGCACCATCGCATACATACGGAAATCGAGGTGCTTCATGTTTGTGCGAATAGAATCTCAAAATTTCTTGCCGTCGTTTCACCGATTGTCTCAACGGAAGTGTTACGGAGCTCGGCAATCTTTTCCGCTACAGCCCGGACATAAGCGGGTTCATTCCGTTTGCCCCGGCGAAACTGCGGTGCCAGCCACGGACAATCCGTCTCTATGAGCAACCGATCTTCAGGCACTTCCCTCGCAACCGCTTGGACATCCTTGGCATTTGGGTAGGTCACGATTCCACCGACACCGATATGGAATCCGATAGCAAGGCTTCTGTGCATCAATTCCACATCGCCAGTAAAGCAGTGCAGGACCCCTCGGATGCTCCCGTGTCGTGCTTCCAATATAGGTAGAATGTCCATATACGCATCACGATTGTGGATAATGATGGGCATTTGCATCGCTTCGGCGAGGTCTAACTGTTCCTCAAACGCCGCCTTTTGCAGCAGACGCGGTGAGAGGTTGCGATAATAGTCCAATCCCATCTCGCCGAGGGCAATCACCTTCGGATGTGCAGCGAGCTTCCGAAATGTCTTAAGAACATCTGGTGTTAGGTCTTTTGCGTCATGCGGATGCATCCCGACGGTGGCGTAGATGTGTGCATGCTTCTCCGCTAATTCCACTGCGCCGAGGCTCGTCTCCATATCAAATCCGATAACGAGGATAGCAGAGATCCCAGCTTCCTGTGCGCGTTTTAGCACCACATCACGGTCGCGATCGAATTGGGAGAGCTGAATATGTGCATGCGAATCAATAAGCATTTTTAGAGCTGTACCATAGCCTGTTAGGCTGTGGCTCTTTCTACAGTTCGCTGTACCATGGTTTCCTATTAGGAGACCGGGGTTCTTTCTACGGTTCGCGGTCTGCGGTCTGCGGTTCGCGGTTCACCATCACATCAAAGGCGTTCGGATAACGGTTTCCAAAGTATGTGCGCGCGGTGGTTGCGTCACGAGAAACAGAATTAGATCCGCGACATCCTCTGGAAGCGTGAGATGCGCAATTACATCGTCTGGATGGTTATCACGGCGCATCTTGGTATCCACGGGACCCGGACAAACAACCGAGGCTTTCACCCCGTGCGGTCTGCCTTCATTATTCGTCGTCTCCGTGAAGCCAACAACAGCGAATTTAGATGCGCAATACGCGCCACCGTTGACATGCCCAGATTTGCCAGAGACTGAGGAAACATTGACGATATGCCCATATTTCTGCTCACACATGTGGCTGAAGACGGCTTGCGTGCCGAGAAATACGCCCTTAAGATTGACCGCCATCGTCAGATCCCAATCCTCTTCCCGAATCTTCGGAATCGGGTTGTGGATTGCCACGCCTGCGTTATTAACAAGAATATCCACTTTGCCGAAGGCATCAAGCGTTTGGGCAACCATCGCATCGACATCGGTTTTCAACTGAATATCGGTTTTGATAGCGAGTGCACGTCTGCCGAGCTCCTCTACCTCTTTGGCGACAGCGTTTATCTCGGCATCGGTGCGTGCAGCGAGGACGATATCAGCACCTTCTCTGGCAAACGCTAAAGCGGTTGAATGACCAATGCCGCGTCCGCCGCCTGTGATAATCGCAATACGGTTTTCAAGTTTCACGAATTCTCCTTAAAGTAGTAGGGTCTTTAGAAAAGCCACACGCGCTTTTCTCCCAGAAAAGCCACACGCGCTTTTCTCCCGCCGTGTGCCGTTCACCTACGATATTTGATACGCCCCAAGTTTCTGCTTATCGAACAAAATGCCGTGTCCCGGACGATCCGGCGGTGAAAAGTGTCCATCTCTAAGCACCAAGGTATCTTCAAGTACCGGGTCAAATGATGGAATGTATTCCACAAAAAGCGAGTGCGGCACCGCTGCCGAGAGATGCACGTGTAAATCCATCAGGAAGTGTGGCGATACGGAAAGCCCGAAGCATGCCGCCGTATGCGCAACTTTCATCCACTCAGAGATACCACCAACGCGGACGGCATCGGGTTGGAGGATGTCCGCTGCGCCTTGTGCAATGTACTCCTTAAAGACATATTTATTGTAAATCGTCTCGCCAATAGCAATTGGGATAGTCGTTTTCTCGCGGAGTGTGACGTGGCTCTCCACATCGTCCGCCTCAATCGGCTCCTCAAACCAGAAGAGTCCTGCCTCTTCGACGCGGCAGGCAAGTTGAATCGCTTCCCGTGCGTTCCACTTCATATTCGCATCAATCATGAGGTAGGGTTCTTGACCGATCGCCTTCCTGACGGCAAAGATTCGTGCGACGTCCTCGTGGAGGCTGTCGCGTCCGACCTTAATCTTGATTCCCTTGAAGCCCTGCTCAACAAATTCGACAGACTGCCTGACAAGCTCATCTTCGGAGAGATGTAACCATCCGCCGTCTGTATTATAAACAGGAACAGACGCTCTCGCGCCCCCGAGGAGTTGATAGAGCGGCAGTTCCGCGCGTTTTGCCATGAGGTCCCAGAGGGCAATGTCTACCGCTGCCATGCCTAAAGTGACAATACCGCCTCTCCCTACCCAATGCGTATCCATCCACATCCGGTTCCAAATCCGATCAATGTTGGCGGCATCCTCTTCAAGAAGGATAGGTGTGAGATAGGCATCCATAATCTGTTTGATCGCCGCTCCACCTTTGCCGATAGTATAGGAAAACCCAGTCCCGATAACGCCATCTGCGTCTTCAATCTCAATGAACGGAAACTCCATAGAAACAAAAGTCTGGATAGCATCAACCCGTTCAACTTCAGGTGGGATGTCATAAAGAGATGTGCGAACCGCTTTGATTTTCATCAGCATCTGCCTACTGTTTTAGGTTCTCAATCATCGCCAATAAATTTTGGATACAGATACGAGAGGCTTCCTCACCGGCTTCAGAGAATGCTTGCCCTGCTGGACGATTCAGAATGGCTTCGTCAATTTTCAGTGAGGGTCGCCAATGTGTTTCAAGACAGAGATGTCCTTCGTAACCCTCATCAATCAAGGCTTGTAGTTGCCCTTCCCAGTCGATAATACCGTCGCCAACAGGCACAGATTCTATTTCGCCCGTATCAGGGTTCGGACCCGCATCCTTGAGATGGGCATGGATCATCGTCGATTTCATGCGATTGTAGGCATCAGGATACGGAGTCTCACCACCCTTGGCGTGCGCCTCGTTGGCAGGATCCCAGATACCACGGATATTCGGTGAATCAATCTCCTCAATAAATTCCCCTGTGAGCTTGGCGGTGCGGAGTGAAGTCGTAGATTCGTTCTCCATGCCGAGGACGATGCCTTCGCCATCTATCATTCTGCGCGGTTCATCGTAAGAGGCGATAATCTCGTCCCACCGTTTCTCCGTTTCGCCGGTGTCCCAAAAGACGAAGGTACGGATGAGGTTGGTATCAAACGCCTTTGCTGTCCGGATGCACCCTTTGAGTATCTCAAGATGTTCTTTTCGTTCTGCAGCGTTGTCTATATCGCATTTAAAAAACGGGGATGCGACCCCAATAATTTCTATATCCGTGCCGTCGAGTAAGCGTTTCATCTCATCGATGTCGGCATCGGTCAACTCGTTAGGCAGTTTGTCCCAGACCGATCGGATTTCGATGGAGTGCAGATTGAATTCTTTTACAAAATTAACAACGGTAGCAAAGTCCTGTGAGACCTCGTCGTTGATAACACCGAGTTTAAACATAGTTACATATCTCCTTTGAAACTTTGACGATATGTTAGCACAGCGCGGTGTTAATAGCAAGGGGCATTTTCTCTAACTTAGGGTCATTTATGGTAAACCTGAAAAATAAATAGACCTTTGACCCTCACCTGGTAGGTGCGGTTTCTAACCGCACCGGTGCAGAGTGTCCAATTAATTCTAAGATCTACCATAAATAGCCCTGATCGGTTTTGGGCATTCTCTTTAATTAATGCTTCGTACGAGGTGCGGAAGGGAGAAGAATGGTGCCGCTCGTAAGTTCCATGTAAATGTCAAGGAGATTTTCCTCTAATTCCGCTAATGTTTCGCCCTGCGTCCAATAATCGGGGTATGCCTCAAGGTAGCCAAGAAACATGTCCTCATCTTGCCAGTAAATGTACTTTTGTGTCTTCATAGATTACCTCAAATTGTAACATGAGTCCCACATTTGTAGCGTAAATTTTCAGTTTGCGCCTTAGAAGACACAATCTAAATGAAGTCTAAAAAAATAAATGGGTAATCAACAGGCAATGAATGGTTTCGCTATTACAAACGGGCCCGCTCGTAGTAGTGCGATTTATCGCACGTTTAGAAATTACCGAATTAAAAAAATTAATCTTCATAAAGATTGTGCTACAAAAAGGAGAAACCGCTACAATGCTGGTAATTTTCTTACAATTTCCACCGTCTTCAAACTGACAGTAATAACACGTCCAATCAAGTCCACAATATACCGCGGTTGATCTACACAGTTCGGGTCGTTCACAATCCCACTCCGTTTGTCTGTTTTCACACGATACTGATACACGACCCACTCTAATTCGGATTGATCGCAGCGCGACACTGTTCGTAAAAGCCCGTAAAAGCCGCGACAAACCGCGAGTTCGTCTTGTGCTGTTCGGTTATCAACTCTGCAAGTCGTCTCCCCAGTGTGGGAACCATCTCCTTGAATTCCGCGACAGCGGCGTGCCAGTTTTCAAGCGCAGCAGGCGGTGCGGCGAAGAGGTGTTGAAGTGCAGCGATCAGGCGGGTCGGCTCGGTGATATCCACATCAAAAACCCGTTCTCCGTTTTGATAGAGGATACCGCGCTGCGGATTTTGGAAGAAGATATTGTCAAGCGGATAGCCAGCATTCCGTTTTTCCTCGACGGCTCTCTGGAGATCATCGTCCATATCCTTCGCTTCCCAATAGGCGAAGGGGAGCCCGTAAGTGTCAAGTATCACACCATCAACGACAATACGGTTGCCTTTTGGGGTACGCATAGCGTATTGGGGAACGAGAGTAGCATCTACCTGTTTCGCGCAAGCATCAAGCAGAAAGGCGAAAGGGTTACTAACTGCACCTTCGTGTCTGACGTTGTGCTGGTCATATTGCTGCAGCGTGGCGTAGTAGTCCCGAATCGCCTTATGATTGGGTTTAAGATTCAGTTGTGGCATGTCAGTATGATAGCAAGTTTTGGGCAGAGGGTCAAGAGAAATTGGACGAGATTCAGGGGCATTTATGGTAAACTTAAAAAAATAAATAGACATTCACGAAGGTTCTCCTTGTAGCATAAACTGTTAGTTTGTGCATCTGGCGAGGTTAGGAAACCTCGCCAGCGAGAATGTTTCATTAATTCTAAGCCACCATAGTCTTAAAAGTAGTAGGCACACATTGAATGCCTTCGCTAAAAAATTAATTTTTAACTTGACATCAGTTAGCAAATATAGTATAATATATCATAAAACTTTCCAAAGAGGGAGTATTGTATCAATATCCAAAACACTAATGTGGAAATCGACACAAACGTTTTCAGTGAGTACATAAGTTGCTTACTGACTATCAACCGCTGACTGCTGACGGCTGAGAGTGGAGCGTAGCGAAACGCCCTGACCGCTGACCGCTAAATAAAAAATGTTACACTTTTCGCCAAATTATTTTTTTCACAAAAGAAAATTAAACGTCAACAAACCCTTACGGTGACTGGGTTTTCTAACCTTACACACTGTGCACAAAATGTTACACCAGTGTAACATTTTTAAGGAAAATTACGAAGAAATATATCGTTAAGTTAATGCTATATTCACGTACGTCACTTTCATAGTAACCCTCCTAAAACCCCTAAAGGGAGAAACCCGTCTAAACCCACGCCACCCGTGGTGTTACAAGCGTAATGCTGAGAAACGAAAAATGCAGATTCATAGTAACAGGGAAAAAACAACACTTTCATAGACACCCGACAAACCCACGTCACACCTGACTTTATGGAGATTTTAAAGGCGCAATTTTCAGAACGTTACTATGAATACTATGAATACTATGAATACTATGAATCACGACACCGCTGAACCCCGGTTCATGCCCGGGGAAGCCCATACGGGCTTCATACCGTTGATTCAAGGCATGA from the Candidatus Poribacteria bacterium genome contains:
- a CDS encoding sugar phosphate isomerase/epimerase; translation: MFKLGVINDEVSQDFATVVNFVKEFNLHSIEIRSVWDKLPNELTDADIDEMKRLLDGTDIEIIGVASPFFKCDIDNAAERKEHLEILKGCIRTAKAFDTNLIRTFVFWDTGETEKRWDEIIASYDEPRRMIDGEGIVLGMENESTTSLRTAKLTGEFIEEIDSPNIRGIWDPANEAHAKGGETPYPDAYNRMKSTMIHAHLKDAGPNPDTGEIESVPVGDGIIDWEGQLQALIDEGYEGHLCLETHWRPSLKIDEAILNRPAGQAFSEAGEEASRICIQNLLAMIENLKQ
- a CDS encoding mandelate racemase/muconate lactonizing enzyme family protein codes for the protein MKIKAVRTSLYDIPPEVERVDAIQTFVSMEFPFIEIEDADGVIGTGFSYTIGKGGAAIKQIMDAYLTPILLEEDAANIDRIWNRMWMDTHWVGRGGIVTLGMAAVDIALWDLMAKRAELPLYQLLGGARASVPVYNTDGGWLHLSEDELVRQSVEFVEQGFKGIKIKVGRDSLHEDVARIFAVRKAIGQEPYLMIDANMKWNAREAIQLACRVEEAGLFWFEEPIEADDVESHVTLREKTTIPIAIGETIYNKYVFKEYIAQGAADILQPDAVRVGGISEWMKVAHTAACFGLSVSPHFLMDLHVHLSAAVPHSLFVEYIPSFDPVLEDTLVLRDGHFSPPDRPGHGILFDKQKLGAYQIS
- a CDS encoding M23 family metallopeptidase → MYTVILMSSRKNSVRQHAITRVHVFFFCCFVLLLFTLAIGGFNYGLLQKRQRSNSEKQLQVSTEKKIEQLTQEKLRIESELTVINEEMKTIRQMTEQIKEVLGIFGQGGGLSSSTEGATGTEGAYDTQQENSSAIDRNSDDTHENPKSLTPEILKQEVLFVYNYMIEHQKQLGEYPSILPVDLQQANGEKHAYWYSSQFGWRLHPLTQKREFHQGLDIKTEPGVPVIAAAAGTIAEVKQDGHFGKTVRINHESLLLETLYAHLQDYADNLKVRQEVTRGQLIGYVGNTGRSTGPHLHYGIYDMQKERWVNPIKYILDQEPTISR
- the gguB gene encoding sugar ABC transporter permease, encoding MKHLDFRMYAMVLALVCVWVIFTLLTGGTFLSTRNLSNLSRQAAVTAILAVGMTLVIVSANIDLSVGYGAGLLGAIAAIIHVRWGQPILLTLFAVICIGILIGLMQGYLVAYQRIPAFIVTLGGFLAYRGLMLAFTRGETILLPDNWLKAIGNAYLSPTLGWGLVVVGLCISGERFYRQHTRRLQYGTEKASRLLVLLKIAGISALIAGFIAVMNAHKGIPFPVCILFGLAFVFHFIANHTRFGRYVYAVGGNAEAAYLSGVNVRSITLRVFATMGALMAIAGVVLTARVGSASPEAGRLLELDTIAACVIGGASLMGGRGSIFGAILGALVMESLNNGMSMANMGAAWQDIIKGVVLVAAVGFDMASRRR
- a CDS encoding extracellular solute-binding protein gives rise to the protein MSYFKSLLWGTVLFFLALPILSFAQDQLVIISPHPEGIETEFGTNFEKWYHEQTGRTVKTDWRDVGGTSSNYRFIESEFKRVPDGIGIDIFFGGGTDNYLRLSNMGWLHTYKLPEIQLAQMMQSFQGIPLYDAEHQWYGAALSSFGIMYNEELREILQLPKATAWEDLGDLALLGKIGAADPRESGSAHMVYEIILQTLGWDEGFALLTKIGGNVRGFSAGANAIPTDVVAGQVIYGLAIDFYAYGQIAVVGADKIKYTVPADGAVVTADPIAILKGAPNLPVAQKFLEFVLSEDAQKLWMLRDTDPEGPQWKGGLNRASVLPALYDKLGERCIVPNPFAMEGTPFRYDSDKGGGRWNIVNDLFGVLIIDSHKDLVNAWKAIQKCKDPAKRDAAIAVLTKMPTTEAEAMQMAATDWKDPSIRNEKIKEWGQFAKEKFKEARNLAK
- a CDS encoding type II toxin-antitoxin system HicB family antitoxin codes for the protein MKTQKYIYWQDEDMFLGYLEAYPDYWTQGETLAELEENLLDIYMELTSGTILLPSAPRTKH
- a CDS encoding TatD family hydrolase — protein: MLIDSHAHIQLSQFDRDRDVVLKRAQEAGISAILVIGFDMETSLGAVELAEKHAHIYATVGMHPHDAKDLTPDVLKTFRKLAAHPKVIALGEMGLDYYRNLSPRLLQKAAFEEQLDLAEAMQMPIIIHNRDAYMDILPILEARHGSIRGVLHCFTGDVELMHRSLAIGFHIGVGGIVTYPNAKDVQAVAREVPEDRLLIETDCPWLAPQFRRGKRNEPAYVRAVAEKIAELRNTSVETIGETTARNFEILFAQT
- a CDS encoding SDR family NAD(P)-dependent oxidoreductase, which gives rise to MKLENRIAIITGGGRGIGHSTALAFAREGADIVLAARTDAEINAVAKEVEELGRRALAIKTDIQLKTDVDAMVAQTLDAFGKVDILVNNAGVAIHNPIPKIREEDWDLTMAVNLKGVFLGTQAVFSHMCEQKYGHIVNVSSVSGKSGHVNGGAYCASKFAVVGFTETTNNEGRPHGVKASVVCPGPVDTKMRRDNHPDDVIAHLTLPEDVADLILFLVTQPPRAHTLETVIRTPLM